Proteins encoded within one genomic window of Alteribacter populi:
- the cudC gene encoding choline uptake/conversion transcriptional regulator CudC, protein MNPKDDHAKESIDHAKDLVIESIAETMDLYGVTRSVGNLYGTMYFEEDMTLDEMREKLEMSKPSMSTGVKKLQEYEIVKKTFRRGSRKHTYVAEKDFFRFFNKFFTQKWEREVKLNLEAIANAQGELEEVFQSDDISDEMKEEARALYEQLDQSKPYYYWLRELVNGIRNGKIFEAFPRQKGE, encoded by the coding sequence ATGAACCCAAAGGATGATCATGCGAAAGAGTCGATTGATCATGCCAAAGACCTTGTCATTGAGTCGATTGCTGAAACAATGGACTTATACGGGGTAACAAGAAGTGTCGGTAACTTATACGGTACGATGTACTTTGAGGAAGATATGACACTAGATGAAATGCGTGAGAAGCTTGAAATGAGTAAGCCAAGCATGAGTACTGGTGTCAAAAAGCTTCAAGAGTACGAAATTGTTAAAAAAACATTTCGCAGGGGAAGCAGAAAGCACACATATGTAGCTGAAAAAGATTTCTTCCGTTTCTTTAATAAGTTTTTCACTCAAAAATGGGAACGAGAAGTGAAGCTTAACCTTGAAGCGATCGCTAATGCTCAAGGCGAGCTTGAAGAAGTGTTTCAATCAGATGATATTTCAGATGAAATGAAAGAAGAGGCGAGAGCGCTTTATGAGCAATTAGACCAGTCAAAGCCTTATTACTACTGGCTTCGTGAGCTCGTTAATGGCATTCGCAACGGAAAGATTTTCGAAGCATTCCCAAGACAAAAGGGTGAGTAA
- the betB gene encoding betaine-aldehyde dehydrogenase, translated as MFINGEWVNAQSGNTREIIDPFNQEVIATATEGNQKDTIEAVHAARHAFDEGTWATTTASERGEIVQELANLIRRDKEELAKLETLDTGKTIEESRADMDDIANVFQYFAGLADKDGGEVIASPIPDSESRIVREPVGVCAQITPWNYPLLQAAWKIAPALAAGNTIVVKPSEITPLTTVKVFELIEEAGLPKGVANLVLGPGNSVGAELSENTDVDLVSFTGGIETGKKIMQAASRNMKKIALELGGKNPNIVFANADFETAVDQALNAVFFHAGQVCSAGARLLVEESIHDSFVEELVKRAKNIRLGNGFNEQTQSGPLISAEHREKVEAYVQIGKDEGAKLVVGGKRPEDPELQHGFFYKPTIFTNCTSNMRIVQEEVFGPVLTVEKFTSVDDVVQKANDTIYGLAGAVWSNDISKAEEVVSRLRIGTVWINDFHPYFAQAPWGGYKQSGIGRELGHTGLEEYTEVKHVFRNKKPQPIGWFN; from the coding sequence ATGTTTATTAATGGGGAATGGGTTAATGCGCAATCTGGAAACACAAGAGAGATTATTGATCCATTTAATCAAGAGGTGATTGCAACGGCAACAGAAGGCAATCAAAAAGATACGATAGAAGCAGTTCATGCTGCGCGTCACGCTTTTGATGAAGGTACTTGGGCAACAACAACAGCAAGTGAACGCGGTGAAATTGTCCAGGAGCTTGCAAACCTCATCCGCCGTGATAAAGAGGAATTAGCCAAATTAGAAACGTTAGATACCGGAAAGACAATAGAAGAAAGTCGTGCAGACATGGATGATATCGCAAACGTCTTTCAATATTTTGCTGGATTAGCAGATAAAGATGGCGGGGAAGTCATCGCTTCGCCAATTCCGGATTCCGAAAGTCGGATCGTACGTGAACCTGTTGGTGTTTGTGCACAAATTACACCTTGGAACTACCCGTTATTACAAGCAGCGTGGAAAATTGCTCCTGCTCTTGCTGCTGGAAATACGATCGTCGTAAAACCGAGTGAAATTACACCACTAACAACGGTGAAAGTATTTGAACTTATCGAAGAAGCGGGCTTACCAAAAGGTGTAGCCAACCTTGTTCTAGGTCCAGGAAATAGTGTTGGAGCCGAACTGTCGGAGAATACAGATGTTGACCTCGTCTCCTTTACTGGTGGGATCGAAACAGGGAAAAAAATAATGCAAGCAGCTAGTCGCAATATGAAAAAGATTGCATTAGAACTAGGTGGAAAAAATCCGAATATTGTGTTTGCAAATGCTGATTTTGAAACGGCTGTCGACCAAGCATTAAACGCTGTATTTTTCCATGCAGGTCAAGTTTGCTCAGCAGGCGCTCGTTTATTAGTCGAAGAGAGCATTCATGATTCATTTGTTGAAGAATTAGTGAAAAGAGCGAAAAACATTCGACTCGGAAATGGTTTCAATGAACAGACACAAAGTGGTCCATTGATTTCAGCTGAGCATCGAGAAAAGGTCGAAGCCTACGTACAGATCGGAAAAGACGAAGGTGCGAAGCTTGTCGTTGGTGGAAAAAGACCAGAAGACCCTGAACTGCAACACGGCTTTTTCTATAAACCGACGATTTTTACGAATTGCACATCGAATATGAGAATCGTACAAGAAGAAGTGTTCGGCCCTGTTCTTACTGTAGAAAAGTTCACTTCAGTAGATGATGTTGTCCAAAAGGCAAATGATACGATTTATGGACTTGCAGGTGCAGTATGGTCTAACGATATTTCCAAAGCTGAGGAAGTTGTTTCTCGTCTTCGTATCGGCACCGTTTGGATCAATGACTTCCACCCTTACTTCGCTCAAGCACCTTGGGGCGGATACAAACAATCTGGAATTGGAAGAGAATTAGGTCACACCGGATTGGAAGAATATACCGAAGTTAAGCATGTATTTAGAAATAAGAAGCCACAGCCCATTGGCTGGTTTAACTAA
- a CDS encoding iron-containing alcohol dehydrogenase, with protein MSLNMKVEQMISYHTFEIPTTIKHGIGAIEHIGEEVKALGVSKALLVTDPGIYEAGVVNPVIENLEKANIDVVVFNKVEPNPPVRLVAEGSKVFQEKGCNGLVAVGGGSSMDTAKAIGVEATHEGSVLDYEAAEGKKPLENRIPPLTTIPTTAGTGSEVTQWAVITDEDREFKFNTGGPLIAAHLTVIDPKLHVSMPPHVTAMTGIDALAHAIECYTMKFAQPITDSVALTAMEYGATYIRRAYADGEDLEARYGMAQAAMLAGLSYGSESAGAAHAMSQTLGGIIPVAHGQCVAAMMGPVMEFNWKGNPEKFARMAQAFGINTFNMTTEEAAKAAVTWMYDLVEDLDIPTLEKQGVNPDQLERFAKEAMNDPQTVGNPRDLTVRDYEWIYKRCFHLTAKTL; from the coding sequence ATGAGTTTAAATATGAAGGTTGAACAAATGATTAGCTATCACACGTTTGAAATCCCAACAACAATCAAGCACGGAATCGGTGCGATTGAGCACATCGGTGAAGAAGTGAAAGCGCTAGGAGTAAGTAAAGCATTACTCGTCACAGACCCAGGAATCTATGAAGCAGGCGTTGTAAATCCAGTAATTGAAAACTTAGAAAAAGCGAACATTGATGTTGTCGTTTTCAATAAAGTAGAACCCAATCCACCTGTTCGCCTTGTCGCAGAAGGGTCAAAGGTATTCCAAGAAAAAGGCTGTAATGGTCTTGTCGCTGTTGGTGGCGGAAGTTCGATGGATACTGCTAAGGCGATTGGCGTCGAAGCGACTCATGAAGGGTCTGTTTTAGACTATGAAGCAGCTGAAGGCAAAAAGCCACTTGAAAACCGGATCCCACCATTAACAACGATTCCGACAACAGCAGGTACAGGATCTGAAGTAACACAATGGGCTGTTATTACCGATGAAGACCGAGAATTCAAGTTTAATACAGGTGGCCCTTTAATCGCAGCTCATTTAACAGTTATCGATCCTAAATTACACGTTTCTATGCCTCCACATGTAACAGCGATGACTGGTATCGATGCACTAGCGCATGCAATTGAATGTTATACGATGAAATTCGCGCAGCCTATTACTGACTCTGTTGCGTTAACCGCGATGGAATACGGTGCAACATATATTCGCCGTGCTTACGCTGACGGTGAAGATCTTGAAGCTCGTTATGGGATGGCTCAAGCTGCGATGCTCGCGGGACTATCTTACGGAAGTGAATCTGCCGGAGCTGCTCATGCGATGAGTCAAACGTTAGGCGGTATCATCCCTGTGGCTCATGGTCAATGTGTTGCGGCCATGATGGGACCGGTTATGGAATTTAACTGGAAAGGAAATCCTGAGAAATTTGCTCGAATGGCACAAGCATTTGGCATCAACACATTTAACATGACTACTGAAGAAGCTGCAAAAGCGGCCGTCACTTGGATGTACGATCTCGTTGAAGATTTAGACATTCCAACATTAGAGAAGCAAGGCGTTAACCCAGATCAATTAGAACGCTTTGCAAAAGAAGCCATGAACGATCCACAAACAGTCGGAAATCCACGTGACCTAACTGTTCG